The following proteins are encoded in a genomic region of Alnus glutinosa chromosome 8, dhAlnGlut1.1, whole genome shotgun sequence:
- the LOC133875489 gene encoding probable protein phosphatase 2C 6, with translation MGSCYSSITGKRKDTVEVVMIEAAASNSRACAAISSISTSSSAHNKKKTKRQSSWRWKKKSAAASDEGELLHHMMTPENGRMVMNGASKVACLYTQQGKKGTNQDAMLVWENYSSRSDTIFCGVFDGHGPFGHMVAKKVRDSLPLILCTQWKTKSSGDQSSLCKTENDHGSMNTEETASQSLDDEWYETLEVEANEELPEMYLPLKQSMLKAFKLMDRELKLHPTIDCFCSGSTTVTLLKQDQDVVIGNVGDSRAVLATRDEDNSLIAVQLTVDLKPDLPGEAARIQRCKGRVFALQDEPEVTRVWLPNNDSPGLAMARAFGDFCLKDFGLISVPDVYYHRLTERDEFIILATDGVWDVLSNKEAVDIVASAPGRSTAARALVDCAIRAWRLKYPTSKNDDCAVVCLFLENVPASSEAVADNDVKKTAQEAMERVAVTDEKTGCFEVDDSKNYFLEHSGTLRGSEEIMPVSEFTEEKFSAKCESQSKRSLAECISTAEDEEWSALEGVTRVNSLLSLPRFLSGDRRAASWIKWL, from the exons ATGGGTTCTTGCTATTCATCAATTACTGGAAAGAGAAAGGACACAGTGGAAGTAGTTATGATAGAGGCTGCTGCTTCGAACTCTCGTGCGTGTGCGGCCATATCATCAATTTCTACTTCGTCTTCCGCTCATAACAAGAAGAAGACTAAGAGGCAGAGTTCGTggagatggaaaaaaaaatctgctgCAGCTTCAGATGAAGGTGAGCTGCTCCATCATATGATGACTCCCGAGAATGGGAGGATGGTTATGAATGGCGCCAGCAAAGTCGCCTGCTTGTATACCCAGCAGGGTAAGAAAGGAACTAACCAGGATGCCATGCTTGTTTGGGAG AATTACAGTTCAAGAAGCGATACAATATTTTGTGGGGTATTTGATGGTCATGGTCCTTTTGGTCATATGGTTGCGAAGAAAGTACGGGATTCTCTTCCACTTATACTATGTACTCAATGGAAAACCAAATCCAGTGGTGACCAGAGCAGCCTTTGTAAGACTGAAAATGATCATGGAAGCATGAACACAGAGGAAACTGCGTCTCAAAGCTTGGATGATGAATGGTATGAGACATTGGAGGTCGAAGCTAATGAAGAACTCCCTGAAATGTATCTGCCACTTAAGCAGTCTATGTTAAAGGCTTTCAAGCTAATGGATAGGGAACTGAAGTTGCATCCCACGATTGATTGTTTCTGCAGTGGAAGTACAACAGTTACTTTATTAAAGCAG GATCAGGATGTTGTGATTGGAAATGTTGGAGACTCGAGGGCAGTGCTGGCAACAAGAGACGAAGACAATTCTTTGATTGCTGTACAATTGACTGTGGACTTGAAGCCTGATCttccag GGGAAGCTGCTAGGATCCAGCGATGCAAAGGAAGGGTCTTTGCTTTACAGGATGAGCCGGAGGTTACACGTGTATGGTTACCTAACAATGACTCTCCTGGTTTGGCGATGGCTCGAGCTTTTGGAGACTTCTGTCTGAAAGATTTTGGTTTAATTTCCGTCCCAGATGTTTACTATCACCGTCTTACAGAAAGagatgaatttattattcttgcCACTGATGGG GTTTGGGATGTCCTCTCAAATAAAGAAGCTGTAGACATCGTGGCTTCAGCCCCTGGTCGCTCAACAGCAGCCAGAGCTCTTGTGGACTGTGCTATTCGGGCATGGAGGCTTAAATATCCTACTTCCAAGAATGATGATTGTGCTGTTGTGTGCctctttttagaaaatgtaCCTGCATCCAGTGAGGCCGTGGCAGACAATGATGTGAAAAAGACTGCTCAAGAGGCAATGGAGAGGGTGGCAGTAACAGATGAGAAGACTGGGTGTTTCGAAGTCGATGAttcgaaaaattattttcttgagCATTCAGGTACACTACGAGGCTCTGAAGAGATTATGCCTGTCTCTGAGTTTACAGAAGAAAAGTTTTCTGCAAAGTGCGAGTCCCAATCTAAGAGGAGCCTGGCCGAGTGCATCTCTACTGCAGAGGACGAGGAGTGGTCAGCCTTAGAAGGTGTTACCCGGGTTAACAGTCTGCTAAGCCTTCCCAGGTTCTTGTCTGGTGATAGAAGAGCAGCGAGTTGGATAAAGTGGCTATGA